TGATGTTGAGCGGAAATTGACCGTTCGATACGCCTCTCTGTCGTCGCGCGTGATGAGGTCTTCTCACATCTGTCGGACGGGCTTGGTTCCGATTCCCAGCGAAGTCTGCATGCCCTGAAGTTTCGATGAGGTTTGTGATGCCGAGTGTCGAAACCACTGCTCAAGGTCAATCAGAGCAACGTGCGCAGGCATGGCAGTATTGGCTGACCGGGGCGGTCATCTATGGTGTTTTGCTGTGTGTCTCGTTTCTTCGAGTTCCGATCCCGGGAGTCAATGAGCCGCACTATCTGAGTAAGGCGAAGCACTTTTGGCAGCCAGATTGGTGTGCCGGAGACTTTTTTCTGGATTCCTCGAATCCTCATCTGGTCTTCTATTGGGTGTTCGGCTGGCTGTCTCAACTGCTCACTTTAGAGCAGACAGCGATCGTCGTGCGGGCGGTGGGATATCTCCCGTTGGCGATCGGTTGGACACTCCTCGGAAAGCAACTCACTCGGTCCGGGACAGCGACTTTGTTCTCGCTCGGCACCTTCCTCGTTTTCCATAGTCTTGGAAACTGGTCCGGGGAGTGGCTCGTGGGCGGCATGGAATCGAAGGTTATCGCCTACGGATTTCTGTTTGGAGCGATGGCCAGCGCGATGTCGCTGCGAATCGTGGCGAGTGCGCTGCAAGCGGGGCTCGCGACTTCGTTTCATCCGGTCGTCGGGGTGTGGGGAACACTGGCGGCGGTGGCTGCCACGCTGTGCTGGGTGATGTTGTTCGGGCGCAGTTTGATTCGCCAGTCTCCGATACCGGTCTTACGCTGGATTTTAGCTGCGATCGTTTTTGTGGGAGTCGCGCTGCCGGGGTTGTGGTCGGCAGCTTCGATCGTTCTGCAAACTGATCCGAATGATTCTCTGATGGCGACACATCTTCAAGTTGCCCATCGGCTCGCTCATCATCTCGATCCGATGACGTTCTCGAAGTCCGCTCATCGCTACTTCACAATGCTGGTTCTCACGTGGGCAGTGTTGATCATCTTGCAGCCCGCACGTGATGAAGCAGTTCGCTGGTGGCGATTGATTGGTTTCTGGGCGCTGGCGTTTGCCCTCATCGGGGTTGCGATTTCATGGGGACCGAGGCCAGTCAAATCGATGCCGGGATATGAGTGGCGAATTGCCCTGTTGAAGTTCTATCCGTTTCGATTGGCTGACATTCTCATTCCCGTAGCAGTCGGTTTTTCATTGGCTGAATTATTGAGAAGAAAGACCTGTGAGCGGTTTCATTCCGACTTCGAAGCGAATGCAATCAGCGTTTGCACTGCGTGTGTTCTGGCCTGCGTGGCGATCTGGATTCCGGGTTCTGATCGGAATCCAAGCGGAATGTCCGCTCAGGCGCGAGCCGACTGGATTGATGTGTCACGCTGGATTGATGAGGAAACGCCTGAAGACTCGCTGGTGTACAGTCTGGAGAATCAGTGGGCTGTCAAATGGTTCGCGAACCGGCCGGAATATGTGAACTACAAAGACTGTCCTCAGGATGCGGAATCGCTTCTCGAATGGAACCGGCGTCTGTGGGTGATCGCAAACTGGAAGAAGGCTGCGACGAAAGACATGCTGATTACGCCCGATGAACTTCGGGCTCTGCATGATGAAACCGGGATCGATGAGATCATCTTCGGCAAGTACTGGAAGGTGGATGTCGACGCGAACTACCGGAACAAGAGTTTTCGCGTCTACCGGATTCCCTCTGCTGGGCAGGCATCTGAAGCGACACAATCGCCGAATCCCGAGGAATGAAACTCGGTTGATTCAAATTTGAGTTGGCCAAATCGGCTTCGAAGTGCTTATCTTGCCGTACCAATCGGAAGTGGTGGATGGTATTTTTCGGT
The sequence above is drawn from the Thalassoglobus sp. JC818 genome and encodes:
- a CDS encoding DUF6798 domain-containing protein — encoded protein: MPSVETTAQGQSEQRAQAWQYWLTGAVIYGVLLCVSFLRVPIPGVNEPHYLSKAKHFWQPDWCAGDFFLDSSNPHLVFYWVFGWLSQLLTLEQTAIVVRAVGYLPLAIGWTLLGKQLTRSGTATLFSLGTFLVFHSLGNWSGEWLVGGMESKVIAYGFLFGAMASAMSLRIVASALQAGLATSFHPVVGVWGTLAAVAATLCWVMLFGRSLIRQSPIPVLRWILAAIVFVGVALPGLWSAASIVLQTDPNDSLMATHLQVAHRLAHHLDPMTFSKSAHRYFTMLVLTWAVLIILQPARDEAVRWWRLIGFWALAFALIGVAISWGPRPVKSMPGYEWRIALLKFYPFRLADILIPVAVGFSLAELLRRKTCERFHSDFEANAISVCTACVLACVAIWIPGSDRNPSGMSAQARADWIDVSRWIDEETPEDSLVYSLENQWAVKWFANRPEYVNYKDCPQDAESLLEWNRRLWVIANWKKAATKDMLITPDELRALHDETGIDEIIFGKYWKVDVDANYRNKSFRVYRIPSAGQASEATQSPNPEE